In Molothrus aeneus isolate 106 chromosome 3, BPBGC_Maene_1.0, whole genome shotgun sequence, a single genomic region encodes these proteins:
- the LOC136555156 gene encoding uncharacterized protein — MCCHAQSLPGENQLQQPVKSAEGFQHLGCNEDLELREEKKPNESMMDVEYLQNQNSSSKPEYSENKLEMNRRKLNVDRYDKIKTDRTFKQLLNVSGQENSISGNRDSKVYTGQESLMGFGNQSKEEKNGRKDCFVSTEICVSVNNDPGEMLKEQIAYGERQKTEGKSKKLPKVEMIHKTKRKKNSRRAGSDVSTKEECEMQSETDFDLTTKKAEVTPKTAEQALGVSPYKQQHCSQRTHFQCQHKEHCFTESKSHNTLRSEDREFQVYDEKGDSLPRATDATSSEKVVSSFRELAVHNGSENTKLNLQSMSNPGVYCSVERNIDKLQKASLDKDYVLVENEILEKSNLNSNKAKNKEQEILALSSGNISESDWAAKVSESYPLDFQVSPLQNDQHLGTELLGNAGDLNENLGLSGIFSGGQDYFPLLEHELTKKLLSHHEKVSVKKIPQGNTYGLDSINRSGKKQSGEDRLEQGQKCKDLLLVLEVDSRDEGNSTKVPGKTTELQKIFSENVGIKASFEKQEKQKKREKHNEEKRSTTVVKVPEFLCNANERVNLRMILNQCKSTFEAQNMSRSSDLRLIEHNLNNEYANHLLLN; from the exons ATGTGCTGTCATGCTCAGAGTTTACCAGGAGAGAATCAACTCCAGCAACCTGTGAAGTCAGCTGAAGGCTTTCAACATTTGGGATGTAATGAAGATCTTGAattgagagaagaaaagaaacctaATGAAAGCATGATGGATGTGGAATATTTGCAAAATCAGAACTCTTCCAGTAAACCTGAATACtcagaaaataaactggaaatgaacagaagaaaattaaatgtagaCAGATAtgataaaatcaaaacagataGAACATTTAAGCAACTTCTAAATGTCAGTGGTCAAGAAAACAGCATTAGTGGCAACAGAGACAGTAAGGTATATACAGGGCAGGAGAGTTTAATGGGCTTTGGCAATcaaagtaaagaagaaaaaaatggcagaaaagattgttttgtttcaaCTGAAATCTGTGTGAGTGTGAACAATGATCCTGGTGAAATGTTAAAGGAGCAAATTGCTTatggagagagacagaaaacagaGGGGAAATCAAAGAAGTTGCCTAAAGTGGAAATGatacacaaaaccaaaagaaaaaaaaattcaagaaggGCAGGGAGTGATGTTTCAACAAAGGAAGAATGTGAGATGCAATCAGAAACTGATTTTGACCTAACAACAAAGAAAGCTGAAGTAACTCCAAAAACTGCAGAGCAGGCCCTGGGTGTCAGCCCTTACAAACAGCAACATTGTTCACAGAGAACTCATTTTCAATGTCAGCATAAAGAGCATTGCTTtacagaaagcaaaagccataATACTTTAAGATCTGAAGACAGAGAGTTTCAAGTGTATGATGAAAAAGGTGATTCTCTTCCACGTGCAACAGATGCAACATCTTCAGAGAAAGTTGTGTCTTCtttcagagagctggcagtgcacAATGGAAGTGAGAACACTAAGTTAAATTTGCAATCTATGAGTAATCCAGGTGTTTATTGTAGTGTTGAAAGGAATATTGACAAACTGCAGAAAGCATCTCTGGATAAAGATTACGTCCTAGTAGAAAATGAAATCctagaaaaatcaaatttaaattcaaataaagCCAAGAATAAAGAGCAAGAAATTTTGGCTCTTTCTTcaggaaatatttcagagagTGACTGGGCAGCAAAAGTCTCTGAATCCTATCCATTAGATTTTCAAGTATCACCACTGCAGAATGATCAACATTTAGGTACAGAATTGTTAGGAAATGCTGgtgatttaaatgaaaatttaggTCTCTCAGGAATTTTTTCAGGAGGTCAGGATTATTTTCCATTATTGGAACATGAACTaacaaaaaagcttttaagTCACCATGAAAAAGTAAGTGTGAAGAAAATACCACAGGGTAACACTTATGGTTTGGACAGCATAAATAGAAGTGGGAAGAAGCAGAGTGGAGAAGACAGGCTAGAACAGGGTCAGAAATGCAAAGATTTATTGCTAGTTTTAGAAGTAGACAGTAGAGATGAAGGTAACAGCACAAAGGTCCCTGGAAAAACCACTGAACTCCAGAAAATATTCAGTGAAAATGTAGGCATAAAAGCCTcatttgaaaaacaagaaaagcaaaaaaagagagagaaacataatgaagagaaaaggagcacAACTGTTGTTAAGGTACCAGAGTTTTTATGCAATGCAAATGAAAGAGTTAATCTAAGAATGATTCTAAATCAATGCAAATCAACATTTGAAGCACAAAATATGTCAAGGTCAAGTGATTTAAGGTTGATTGAGCATAATTTAAACAATGAATATGCTAATCAT ctcctgctgaactGA